A stretch of DNA from Aspergillus flavus chromosome 3, complete sequence:
GTCCTGGGCATCGGGGTACTGTTGTGTCGCGAAGGTCGGTCTGGATATATCACAGCTAgttggaagatgaaggaatCGCGGGCTAGCAAGCGGAGAAGGGTGTCTGATGCGCCTAGCgtagatggagatggggatgtTGCAATGGGTGATGGGGTCGCCGCATCTCCGACACCGCAGAAAAACGCTCGGGACGACGAACACACAGGGTCACCGACCGCCTCACGATCAGCGCGACGTCGGGCGTCAAAAGGAGGCTCAAAAGTtgcggaagaagaaccgGATAAAGAGAATGAGAATGGGCCAGAGACACCTTCTAGGCCTGGTCTACGATCGAGTGGGCGGCAGCGCAAAGCGCCCCAGAGATATGAAGACGAGGTAACTGGTACGCCTGCGTCGACTAGGAGGGCTCCCCCGGCGTCAGGACGCAGTGGTACCACCCCGAGGAGTACGCGGAAGGCAAGACATGTATccgaagacgacgacgaggagGTAGAGTCGCCGCAATCGGAGCCTCAGACCGAGAGGctgacgaggacgaggtcCAGGAGACCTCCTGTGCGGTTTACTGGAACTGAGACAAATACGAATGGTGATGAGGAATTCGGGGTGCGGCAGTCCCCTTCTCCGGATGAATACCAGGATGGATTGGACGATCTTGTCTCAATGCAATTACAACAAGATCTTGCCCAGAATGATTTCGCTGGGAAGGATGAGACTGTAATTGGCGGCGAAAAACTTCCGGCTTACGCTGAATCATTGCAGACACTGTCTTACAACGGCTTGACCGCTGAACTGGGGGCGCTGACTACGATTATCCTTGACAAACTTACTGGCAAGAGATGTATTCCTTTGAAAGGCCTGGAGAGTGAGTATGACAAGGTTCATCAGCTTGTGGAGCAGACGGTCAGCGTTGGAGAGGGCAATTCGTTGTTACTTCTCGGATCACGAGGTTCCGGGAAAACCGCTATAGTCGAGACCATCATCTCGTCGCTAAAAAGGGAACACCACAATGACTTCCACGTCGTTCGTCTCAACGGGTTCTTGCATACAGATGACCGGTTGGCGCTTCGTGAGATGTGGCGCCAGCTTGGTCGTGAAACCAATACTGAAGAAGAGGCGGGGAAAGTAAGCAGCTACGCGGACACGATGGCCACTCTTCTCGCTCTCTTGTCGCACCCAGAGGAGCTGTTTGGTGCTTCTAATAATACAGATACCGTAACCGCAGCCAAGTCCATTGTTATTATACTGGATGAGTTCGACCTCTTTGTCACTCACCCACGTCAGACCCTCCTGTATAATCTGTTCGATATTGCGCAAGCGCGGAAGGCCCCTATCGCGGTCTTGGGCCTGACTACGAAAGTGGATGTGACTGAGATGCTGGAAAAGCGAGTGAAGAGTCGGTTCAGCCATCGCTACGTCTATGTACCACTCCCAAGATCATTAGAAGGCTTTTCCGAAATTTGTCGAGCTGGTCTGGACCTGGAAGATAAGGAGGTTTCGGACTACTTGGAAGAGGCCAATCCCGAGACGCGCTCACTTATCACATCCGAAAAGTTCGCAAGGGTATTGGAAGGGTGGAGAGCGTATTTGCAGGTATCTTCACCTCCTGTTTGCAGTTTCAAACGTTGAAATAGCGAAGCTAACTCAGAATAGGGCCTGTGGAGTGATGAGGCGTTTCAAGCGCATTTACGGAGGATATTCTTTCAAACTAGATCGGCAAAGGAGTTCTTTACCAGCGCTTTGACTGGCATGACGGAGCTGCATTACAGCACCTACGACCCCACAGGCGGAGCTGCCACGCTCCAGATCCCAACGCCAACCACCTTTAGCAGCCAAAGCCTATCTTGTCCAGATCCCGGACCTCTGCCGTTCTCCACCTCGACGACGACCTCTGCCAGTCCCTCGTCGCTGCCCCTATCTTTGTTGTTGGCGGCCACCCGGCTGGCTGCGTTGTATGATCCGGGTCTAGAAGCTACACAGCCCCAGAGTCTGGCTCCCCTGGCGCTATCATTCCCCGCAGCATATGCCGAGTACGTCCGGCTTTTGACGTTCGCTAAAACATCGGCTTCCGTGTCCGGCGCCGCCGCAACCCCTGGACGAGTCTGGGGTCGGGACGTTGCGCGTGAAGCGTGGGAGAAGCTGATCAGTTGGGGGCTGATCAGTCCGGTTGGCGGAGGCAGTGGCACAGCAGATGGTCGGATGTTCCGGGTGGAAATTAGCTTTGAAGAAGTGGTTGACATGGCTGGATCAGGTGGTTCCCTGGGGAAATGGTGGCGCGACGgttaattttttatcttgGGGTTAGTTTAGGCGTGCATACATTAGTGacttctctgtctctctcagGGCTTACATGGCGCGCGGAACTTAGCAGGGAACCTCGCTGACAAGCGGTCAATGCAGGATCACCTCTCGGCTGATGCCCTAAAGGCCAACAGCCGAGTAAAATGAAACGTCTTCTGTTTCTCCCTGATCCCCTTATCACTCGGCACCATAGATAGCATATAGTATTAATCAAATACGCAATATTGGGTATCGGCTTAGTTCGGCCAGTGTCCGAAAGTTAAGGGAACACTCCCCCCCTATAGACTAAGTAAACTCCAAATATTGCATGATGGTGAAAGAAAATGGGGTCGTCCCTGGACCTATAAGATCTGTTTTAATGACGGTTGGGCGATCACTAGAGCCCGCGAGTCTCCGTCCGGTCTAAACATGCATGATGGCGTGGAACTGGATGTAACGATGAAACTAAATGGGCAATCAACAGGAGAGACTAAACTCAGTCcggttggtggtggattgaGGGAGGTTCatgaagaggaatggaacATGATTCTGCAGAGTGGTCAGATTAGCTAACTAACAAGCCTAACTACCAGGGGgtgtgaagaaagagccATGTGGAGAAAGATGGAGATGTTGGGGGATAGTGTGTCATTTTAGCTTGAAATGTCAACGAGGCTATAATATGAATAGTTATGATAATTATAGACATGCCTCTTTTCagatttttttcttattgGTTTAATTTCTCGTTTTCGTTTCCCCTTTTTAACTCTCTCTAGTCAAGTTACTCAACCGTTCGAATGACGGGTCGAGAAGCGAATCCGGTGCAACCCCCCTCTGGATGCATGGGTGCCTGGTCTAGCTCCATGCCTGAAGTATTAGAATCGAATAGTAGAAGTACTCTTACATCCTTTGGTGCAGGCCGGCGACGAGACTAATACGGTTTGAGTTGTCACTGTCCGAAGTTAGTCCTGTACGGTGGTTAGTATTAGTATCTAGAGGCTGATGGAGACGCCCTTTTCCGGCTAGCCCTAAGTTTTAATCCTCCTGACTATTCTCCTGTCATCCTGGTCCCATCTCAACCGTATATCGAATAGCCAGCAAATCAGCGGCGCTTTCTCCACACTAATGCATGAAATGTCCTTCTGCTCCCTACCTAAGAGGAGTTGCTCACTGGTCTCGGCGGGGGTTATTGTAGGAGACGGATCGGGGAGGTGATTAGTGTGGACCAGCCAACGTTGTCCGGCTTATGCATTTGTTCTCTTTCAATTATGCATCTGACTGCATAGAGAGGGGTATTCAGTTGCGTTCATTAGAACTAATTTCCCGACACGATGAATGATATCGGATTAGAACATCGTTTCACTCATTTGGATAGTGATCCAATCCATTGGTATGGTGTGATCCTGAAACCTCCGCCAAAGAAAGTCAAGGGTACCGGGGAGGAGTGACATTTTGACGCGAGGAGGGCGAAGATGAAACCGACATTGACACAGTGGAAGGATCGCAATCAACCGCCAACATAACATCCCTGCTACCTCCGAACCAGGGTTAGTCGTTTAGCGACGTCGCTAAGGCAGGTTGGTGGCCTGGGGCCGTGTCCAATAGGGTAAAGCAGCTTCATTCCGATCAGCTTATGCCAATTGAGATCTGCTAAGAAACGTTGCATGATATGCGCGAGCATATACCGTTTTAAGTCGTGGCCCAGTCGACCGATTCCAAATCAACCCT
This window harbors:
- a CDS encoding origin recognition complex, subunit 4 encodes the protein MKESRASKRRRVSDAPSVDGDGDVAMGDGVAASPTPQKNARDDEHTGSPTASRSARRRASKGGSKVAEEEPDKENENGPETPSRPGLRSSGRQRKAPQRYEDEVTGTPASTRRAPPASGRSGTTPRSTRKARHVSEDDDEEVESPQSEPQTERLTRTRSRRPPVRFTGTETNTNGDEEFGVRQSPSPDEYQDGLDDLVSMQLQQDLAQNDFAGKDETVIGGEKLPAYAESLQTLSYNGLTAELGALTTIILDKLTGKRCIPLKGLESEYDKVHQLVEQTVSVGEGNSLLLLGSRGSGKTAIVETIISSLKREHHNDFHVVRLNGFLHTDDRLALREMWRQLGRETNTEEEAGKVSSYADTMATLLALLSHPEELFGASNNTDTVTAAKSIVIILDEFDLFVTHPRQTLLYNLFDIAQARKAPIAVLGLTTKVDVTEMLEKRVKSRFSHRYVYVPLPRSLEGFSEICRAGLDLEDKEVSDYLEEANPETRSLITSEKFARVLEGWRAYLQGLWSDEAFQAHLRRIFFQTRSAKEFFTSALTGMTELHYSTYDPTGGAATLQIPTPTTFSSQSLSCPDPGPLPFSTSTTTSASPSSLPLSLLLAATRLAALYDPGLEATQPQSLAPLALSFPAAYAEYVRLLTFAKTSASVSGAAATPGRVWGRDVAREAWEKLISWGLISPVGGGSGTADGRMFRVEISFEEVVDMAGSGGSLGKWWRDG